The Mytilus trossulus isolate FHL-02 chromosome 3, PNRI_Mtr1.1.1.hap1, whole genome shotgun sequence genome contains a region encoding:
- the LOC134711203 gene encoding kielin/chordin-like protein has protein sequence MIFRIYVLCSLFCSILCSNCDYKGTTYRPEETWVAEDRCNICTCRSDGTISCETKQCSPVKCHDNGRDYNIGESFLSSDGCNECVCTVNGAACTKISCGGAGVVNIHIPRCSYHGRIYTVGDSFMSVDGCNRCICTEKQVEICTKMYCAPSTLAPLETTKATTCNYNGKIYAYLAQFNSSDGCNTCTCTANEQFACTQMACLPPTTLPPTTAVETTPVSTTTQTSSFVTTVSTTPLSTCAYNGRIYNAGDQFKADDGCNRCTCGGNTRIICTLIACPPKTTKMQTSLESSTSVKTTVIPVTINAVSSLPTTLPSVTSQTTMNIETTTVHKCNYNGRVYDYGMSFKDDDGCNICICGKNEIICSLMICPKSTTKIPTTVQVKSTLSPSNTPLIQVTTPKKCNSNGRDYDVGVSFKADDGCNTCSCTEMGVVVCTLMLCPPTTVEANNIASTVVSNKITCFYNGQVYNVGDSFKNTDGCNTCRCIGDGGIACTKMLCILVSTTKLSSTQPTTQTITGKTQSTRKCNYNGHIYNVGDSFKATDGCNTCRCTGEQEIGCTKIYCPPTSTQRAITDDTTSTINTTEPITSINHLKATMNK, from the exons ATGATTTTCAGGATATATGTACTATGTTCACTTTTCTGCTCTATAT TATGCAGTAACTGCGATTATAAAGGGACCACATATAGACCAGAAGAAACATGGGTGGCCGAAGATAGATGTAATATTTGCACGTGCAGATCTGATGGAACAATTTCATGTGAAACAAAACAATGCAGTCCTG TAAAGTGTCATGACAATGGTAGAGATTACAATATTGGAGAGAGCTTTCTGTCGTCTGATGGTTGTAATGAGTGCGTCTGCACTGTTAATGGTGCAGCGTGTACAAAGATATCGTGTGGTGGAGCTGGAGTGGTGAACATAc ACATTCCACGTTGTTCCTACCATGGTAGAATCTATACAGTAGGTGACTCCTTTATGTCAGTTGACGGATGCAACAGATGTATATGTACAGAGAAACAAGTGGAAATCTGCACAAAAATGTATTGCGCACCTTCAACCCTGGCGCCACTAGAAACAACAAAAGCAACGACGTGTAACTATAATGGAAAAATATATGCATACCTTGCCCAATTTAACAGCAGTGATGGGTGCAATACGTGCACATGTACAGCCAACGAGCAGTTTGCATGTACACAAATGGCGTGTCTACCACCAACTACTCTACCACCAACTACGGCAGTAGAAACAACCCCAGTTTCTACAACAACGCAGACCTCAAGTTTCGTAACTACAGTGTCTACAACACCCCTGTCTACTTGTGCCTATAACGGTCGTATATATAATGCTGGCGACCAATTCAAAGCAGATGATGGCTGTAATAGATGTACATGTGGAGGGAACACGCGAATAATCTGTACTTTGATTGCCTGCCCACCTAAAACTACGAAGATGCAGACTAGTCTAGAATCATCCACATCAGTTAAAACCACTGTGATTCCGGTAACAATAAATGCAGTTTCTTCATTACCTACAACATTACCTTCAGTAACTTCACAAACGACAATGAATATAGAAACTACCACCGTACATAAATGTAATTACAATGGACGGGTATATGACTATGGCATGAGCTTTAAAGACGACGATGGGtgcaatatttgtatttgtggtaaaaatgaaattatttgctCATTAATGATATGTCCAAAATCAACCACAAAAATTCCGACCACAGTCCAAGTAAAATCAACGCTTTCACCATCAAATACTCCTTTGATCCAAGTTACAACCCCCAAAAAGTGCAATTCTAATGGGCGTGATTATGATGTAGGTGTTAGTTTTAAAGCTGATGATGGATGTAATACATGTTCATGTACAGAAATGGGGGTTGTTGTATGCACCTTAATGCTTTGCCCACCTACAACCGTGGAGGCAAATAACATTGCATCAACAGTTGTATCTAATAAGATcacatgtttttataatggACAGGTTTACAACGTTGGcgatagttttaaaaataccgATGGTTGTAATACTTGTCGATGTATCGGTGATGGAGGCATTGCCTGTACAAAAATGCTCTGCATACTAGTATCAACAACTAAACTATCATCTACTCAACCAACAACGCAAACAATAACAGGAAAAACGCAGTCCACAAGAAAATGCAATTACAACGGGCATATATACAATGTAGGAGATTCTTTTAAGGCAACAGATGGATGTAATACATGTAGATGTACAGGCGAACAAGAAATAGGATGTACTAAAATCTACTGTCCACCAACATCAACACAGCGTGCTATCACCGACGATACAACATCAACAATTAATACCACTGAACCAATAACTTCAATCAATCATTTGAAAGCAACAatgaataaatag